A DNA window from Deltaproteobacteria bacterium contains the following coding sequences:
- a CDS encoding NADH:flavin oxidoreductase, protein MKTLHDEVTINGMRLRNRVALPPLTTNYGGPEGVVTDAVVRFLEERSQDVGLVIVEAAAVRADGRIVPGSLGLWRDEQVTGMARLAATIKQRGAAAVLQISHAGARGFPGGGDMQGASPSGFAFRPDVEPVVVNPEQIEQLVADFADAADRAARAGFDGVEIHGAHLYLISQFLSPLTNRREDRYGGDVEARATFALDIVRAVRERLGNDYPILFRFNAVENMEGGQTKKDAVAVSRLLADAGVDALDVSLTTESTWREVNGRRFPAPASAFPKGHPAGANVELTARIKAAAGLPVIAVGKLGEAGVAGETVKHFPVDIVAIGRQMIADPDAAGKILAGKSDEIVPCEECMACFASLGKGKPMACKVNPKVA, encoded by the coding sequence ATGAAAACACTGCACGACGAAGTAACCATCAACGGCATGCGGCTCCGCAACCGGGTGGCCCTGCCGCCATTGACGACCAATTACGGGGGACCGGAAGGGGTTGTCACGGACGCCGTCGTTCGATTTTTAGAAGAGCGCTCGCAGGATGTCGGGCTCGTCATCGTCGAGGCTGCCGCAGTGCGCGCCGATGGCCGCATCGTCCCGGGCAGTCTGGGATTGTGGCGTGATGAACAGGTGACCGGCATGGCCAGGCTGGCCGCGACCATCAAGCAACGCGGTGCGGCCGCCGTGTTGCAGATCAGTCACGCCGGGGCCCGCGGTTTTCCAGGCGGCGGTGACATGCAGGGGGCCTCGCCCTCGGGCTTCGCTTTCAGACCCGATGTCGAACCGGTCGTTGTCAACCCGGAGCAGATCGAGCAATTGGTGGCAGATTTTGCGGATGCTGCGGACCGTGCGGCCCGGGCCGGCTTTGACGGCGTGGAGATCCACGGGGCCCACCTCTATCTTATCAGCCAGTTCCTTTCCCCTCTCACCAACCGACGCGAGGACCGTTATGGGGGCGATGTTGAGGCCAGAGCCACTTTTGCTCTCGACATTGTGCGGGCGGTACGGGAAAGGCTGGGCAACGACTATCCCATCCTCTTTCGCTTCAATGCAGTGGAGAACATGGAAGGCGGTCAAACAAAAAAGGATGCCGTCGCGGTGTCCCGGCTCCTGGCCGACGCCGGTGTGGATGCTCTGGATGTCTCTCTGACCACTGAAAGTACCTGGAGAGAAGTAAACGGCCGACGCTTTCCGGCCCCTGCCTCTGCGTTCCCCAAAGGACACCCGGCCGGTGCCAATGTCGAACTGACCGCCCGCATCAAAGCGGCAGCGGGCCTGCCGGTAATCGCCGTCGGGAAACTTGGTGAAGCGGGCGTTGCCGGTGAAACGGTAAAACACTTTCCCGTCGATATCGTCGCCATCGGACGCCAGATGATTGCCGATCCGGATGCCGCGGGCAAGATCCTTGCCGGAAAAAGCGATGAGATCGTGCCCTGCGAGGAATGCATGGCCTGCTTCGCCAGCCTTGGAAAAGGGAAGCCTATGGCCTGTAAAGTGAACCCCAAGGTTGCATAA
- a CDS encoding ABC transporter ATP-binding protein codes for MDPVLETQQLELHFGGLQVLAGVDIKVSKSEILAVIGPNGAGKTSFMNCINGFYKPQGGNIFFQGTKITRLSPYKIAELGISRTFQNIELYTGLSTLDNLMAARHIHLKRGAFWGALFFGPTRREEIAHREVVEDIIDLLDLEPIRKSMVGLLPYGQRKRVELGRALAMEPKLLLLDEPMTGMNVEEKEDMARFILDISELKQIPMILVEHDMEVVSDICNRAVVLDFGQKIAEGSPEEIQQMPAVIQAYLGADEEENEHVS; via the coding sequence GTGGATCCGGTTCTCGAGACACAGCAATTGGAACTGCACTTCGGTGGCCTGCAGGTGTTGGCCGGGGTGGATATAAAGGTTAGCAAATCTGAAATCCTGGCCGTTATCGGCCCCAATGGCGCCGGTAAAACCAGCTTCATGAACTGCATCAACGGGTTTTACAAGCCCCAGGGGGGGAACATTTTTTTCCAGGGTACCAAAATCACCCGTCTGTCGCCCTACAAAATTGCCGAGCTCGGAATTTCCAGGACCTTTCAGAACATCGAACTGTACACGGGCCTCAGCACCCTCGACAACCTCATGGCGGCCCGCCACATTCATTTGAAGCGGGGCGCGTTCTGGGGGGCCTTGTTTTTCGGTCCGACACGGCGGGAAGAGATCGCCCATCGTGAGGTGGTTGAAGATATCATCGACTTGCTGGATCTGGAACCGATCCGCAAAAGCATGGTCGGCCTGCTGCCCTACGGTCAGCGCAAACGGGTAGAGCTGGGCCGGGCGCTGGCCATGGAGCCCAAGCTGCTGCTTTTGGATGAACCGATGACCGGCATGAACGTCGAAGAAAAGGAAGATATGGCCCGCTTCATTCTCGACATATCGGAGCTCAAGCAGATCCCCATGATCCTGGTGGAACACGATATGGAGGTCGTCAGCGATATCTGCAATCGAGCGGTGGTATTGGACTTCGGGCAAAAAATCGCCGAGGGATCCCCCGAAGAGATCCAGCAAATGCCGGCAGTGATTCAAGCCTATTTGGGCGCCGATGAGGAGGAAAATGAGCATGTCTCCTGA
- a CDS encoding AMP-binding protein encodes MSPDTAGTPGNKSAHTTIDATSNTLPKVFRRNYQQHPDRVVMRDKDRGIWIRYTWRDCYETVRAFCLGLVNMGFETGDKISILGENKPEWYWAEMGAQCARGTGVGIFADCVPSEVKYYVEHSDSRFVVCHDQEQVDKVLEIKNELPLLKKVIYWDPKGLWGYDDPMLMSFNEVLDEGRRYDKDHPNLFDKMIDAGKPEDIAVICYTSGTTGLPKGAMLSQGYEVESITKWSELDDWHNKGVEYLSFIPPAWATEQGLGISGWIVAGVVVNFPEEPETVQEDLRQIGPEMLFYGAKLWESVNRIVQAKIIDSTWLRRLIYRKALPVGLKTADIYVQGKQPGAWQKLLYFLAYHAVFRSLRDRLGLSRVRVVYSAGGALSPEIVRYFKALGIEIKLFYGSTEMGVVSNPRNGEIRPESSGRMVPWANVKISEEGEILVKSHLMYSGYYKNEQASQKKLNAEGWYCSDDFGHIDDQEHLIVIDRMEDLKPLAGDKKFSPQYAEVRLRFSPYIKDVLAVGGENREFVSILVNIDIDNMGRYAEANHISYTTFTDLSQKEEVIDIVRQEIAKINQTLPDYARIKRFVNLHKEFDADEAELTRTRKLRRGFVEERYGELIGALYSDEESITVEAPITYQDGRTGVIKTTIKVNRVA; translated from the coding sequence ATGTCTCCTGATACCGCGGGCACACCCGGGAACAAATCAGCCCATACGACAATCGACGCGACGTCCAACACGCTTCCCAAGGTCTTCAGACGAAATTACCAACAGCACCCGGACCGGGTAGTCATGCGCGACAAGGATAGGGGGATATGGATCCGCTACACCTGGCGCGACTGCTACGAAACCGTCCGTGCTTTCTGCCTCGGTCTCGTGAACATGGGGTTCGAAACAGGCGATAAAATCTCCATCCTGGGCGAAAACAAGCCCGAGTGGTACTGGGCCGAGATGGGGGCCCAATGCGCCCGGGGCACCGGTGTCGGCATATTTGCCGACTGCGTCCCTTCGGAAGTCAAATACTACGTGGAGCACTCAGATTCCAGATTCGTGGTCTGCCATGACCAGGAACAGGTCGACAAGGTCTTGGAAATCAAGAATGAGCTGCCCTTACTTAAAAAGGTCATCTACTGGGACCCCAAGGGCCTCTGGGGCTACGACGACCCCATGCTGATGAGTTTTAACGAGGTGCTGGATGAAGGGCGCCGGTACGACAAAGACCATCCCAATCTCTTCGACAAAATGATCGACGCAGGGAAACCCGAAGACATTGCGGTGATCTGCTACACGTCGGGGACCACGGGACTTCCCAAGGGAGCCATGCTGTCCCAGGGGTATGAGGTGGAGTCCATTACGAAATGGAGCGAACTTGACGACTGGCACAACAAGGGTGTCGAGTATCTTTCCTTCATTCCGCCAGCCTGGGCAACCGAGCAGGGCCTGGGAATCTCGGGCTGGATTGTAGCCGGCGTGGTGGTGAACTTTCCGGAGGAACCGGAAACCGTTCAAGAGGACCTGCGCCAGATAGGCCCGGAAATGCTTTTTTACGGGGCCAAGCTCTGGGAGTCGGTCAACCGCATCGTTCAGGCCAAAATAATCGACTCCACCTGGCTGCGCCGGCTGATCTACCGCAAAGCGCTTCCTGTGGGTTTGAAAACGGCCGACATTTACGTTCAGGGCAAACAACCCGGGGCCTGGCAGAAGTTGCTCTATTTTCTGGCCTACCATGCGGTCTTCCGGTCCTTGCGCGACCGGCTGGGACTTTCCAGGGTCAGGGTTGTTTATTCGGCCGGGGGCGCCCTGAGCCCCGAGATCGTGCGCTATTTCAAAGCCCTGGGCATCGAGATCAAGCTGTTTTACGGCAGCACGGAAATGGGTGTCGTTTCCAACCCGCGCAACGGCGAAATCCGTCCGGAGTCATCGGGGCGCATGGTGCCGTGGGCGAATGTCAAAATTTCGGAAGAGGGCGAGATCCTTGTCAAAAGCCATCTGATGTATTCCGGGTATTACAAAAACGAACAGGCCTCGCAGAAAAAACTGAACGCGGAGGGGTGGTACTGTTCCGATGACTTCGGGCATATAGACGACCAGGAACATCTCATCGTGATCGACCGCATGGAGGATCTCAAGCCCCTGGCGGGAGACAAGAAATTTTCGCCCCAGTACGCCGAGGTAAGGCTGCGTTTCAGCCCCTATATCAAGGATGTTCTGGCCGTGGGTGGCGAAAATCGCGAATTTGTCAGCATCCTGGTCAACATCGATATCGACAATATGGGGCGCTACGCCGAAGCCAACCACATTTCCTACACCACCTTTACCGATCTGTCCCAAAAAGAGGAAGTCATCGACATCGTCCGGCAGGAAATCGCCAAAATCAACCAAACGCTGCCGGATTACGCCCGCATCAAACGATTTGTAAACCTTCACAAGGAGTTCGACGCGGACGAGGCAGAACTGACCCGCACCCGGAAGCTCCGCCGCGGTTTCGTGGAGGAGCGCTACGGGGAGCTCATCGGTGCCCTGTACAGTGACGAAGAATCGATTACCGTGGAGGCGCCTATCACCTATCAGGATGGCCGCACCGGGGTGATTAAAACGACGATCAAGGTAAACCGCGTCGCATGA
- a CDS encoding branched-chain amino acid ABC transporter permease, with protein MRPCGVFDERYGQDIAIIRTKQHWALLIGAIIFMYVFPLFGSYYLVSFLNNFFITVIVVLGLQIVSGYCGQISFGQPAFMAVGGYASAILTLKVGLSFWIALPLSGIIAGLFGIIGGAPSLRIKGFYLAIATIAIHFVTMWLILHMKITGATQGLNPMPPDFFGFPLDTDERIYYLIATVMLIMTYAARNIVRSKVGRAFVAIRDNDLAAEVMGMNLYHYKLLAFFISCFYAGIAGSLLGHFIMVVHPEQYTLTHALWYVGMIIMGGMGSIPGVFFGVAFVRILDELVLFTSPMLSDLFPWLGASPAAAIGLSAFGAILLVFLIFEPRGLAHRWEIFKKSYRLYPFAY; from the coding sequence ATGAGACCCTGCGGAGTTTTCGACGAACGCTACGGCCAGGACATTGCCATCATCAGAACCAAACAGCACTGGGCGCTGTTGATCGGGGCAATTATTTTCATGTATGTTTTCCCTTTGTTCGGGTCTTACTACCTGGTCAGCTTTTTGAACAATTTTTTCATCACGGTGATCGTGGTGCTCGGCCTGCAGATCGTCAGCGGCTACTGCGGCCAGATTTCGTTCGGTCAACCGGCCTTCATGGCGGTCGGCGGGTACGCTTCGGCCATCCTGACCCTCAAGGTGGGGCTGAGTTTCTGGATTGCGCTGCCGCTCTCCGGCATTATTGCCGGTCTGTTCGGCATCATCGGCGGGGCCCCGTCCCTGCGCATCAAGGGGTTTTATCTGGCCATCGCCACCATCGCCATCCATTTCGTGACCATGTGGCTGATCCTGCACATGAAAATCACCGGGGCCACCCAGGGGCTCAATCCCATGCCGCCGGATTTTTTCGGATTTCCCCTGGATACCGATGAAAGAATCTATTATCTCATCGCCACGGTGATGCTCATCATGACCTATGCGGCCCGGAATATCGTGCGCAGCAAGGTGGGCAGGGCGTTTGTGGCCATCCGCGACAACGACCTGGCAGCCGAAGTCATGGGCATGAACCTGTACCACTACAAGCTGCTGGCCTTTTTCATCTCCTGCTTTTACGCCGGTATCGCAGGCTCCCTTTTGGGACATTTCATCATGGTCGTCCATCCCGAGCAGTACACCCTGACGCACGCCCTCTGGTATGTGGGCATGATCATCATGGGGGGGATGGGCAGTATTCCGGGTGTGTTTTTCGGGGTCGCCTTTGTTCGCATTCTGGATGAACTGGTGTTGTTTACCTCTCCCATGCTCTCCGATCTCTTTCCGTGGCTGGGCGCGAGCCCGGCCGCGGCTATCGGGCTCAGCGCCTTCGGTGCCATCCTGCTCGTTTTTCTGATTTTCGAACCGCGGGGTCTGGCGCACCGCTGGGAGATATTCAAAAAGTCATACCGGCTGTATCCATTCGCCTATTAG
- a CDS encoding aldo/keto reductase, which produces MQDDFMYKDVPALGRRVCRLGLATNYGVEGKDVEWALGQGINYFFWTSRARKVVPALKKALRRDRESLILATGPTTGFLGGGIRRGCDRLLKQLGTDYIDILQIFWLGRTSAWTPSTVDALVSLKESGKVRAIGISIHDRKRAGKLVADSPLDMLMVRYNAAHTGAEQDIFPHLSKRRPAIVTYTATRWRGLLKRPKGWEGPVMTAGDCYRFCLSNPHVDLTLTGPKNRRELEENVHALREKGPLSEKESNWMRAYGGIVHGDSSRFTFGF; this is translated from the coding sequence ATGCAAGACGATTTCATGTACAAAGACGTCCCTGCTTTGGGGCGGCGTGTGTGCCGCCTCGGCCTGGCCACCAACTACGGCGTCGAGGGAAAGGATGTGGAATGGGCCCTTGGCCAGGGCATCAACTATTTCTTCTGGACCTCGAGGGCCCGCAAGGTCGTGCCGGCGCTCAAAAAGGCCTTGCGTCGCGACCGCGAATCCCTCATTCTCGCCACTGGCCCGACCACGGGATTCCTGGGCGGCGGCATCCGACGCGGCTGTGACCGGCTGCTGAAACAGCTCGGCACGGACTATATCGACATCCTTCAGATTTTCTGGCTGGGCCGCACCTCCGCCTGGACGCCCTCGACCGTCGACGCGCTTGTATCCTTAAAGGAATCGGGCAAGGTGCGGGCCATCGGCATCAGCATCCACGACCGAAAACGGGCGGGAAAACTCGTCGCCGATTCCCCCCTGGACATGCTCATGGTGCGCTACAATGCCGCCCACACCGGTGCGGAGCAGGACATCTTCCCCCACCTTTCCAAGCGTCGGCCGGCCATCGTGACCTACACGGCCACGCGCTGGCGCGGCCTGCTCAAACGCCCCAAGGGGTGGGAAGGCCCGGTCATGACCGCCGGCGACTGCTACCGCTTCTGCCTGTCCAACCCCCACGTGGACCTGACGCTCACCGGCCCTAAAAACCGCCGGGAACTGGAGGAAAACGTGCACGCCCTGCGCGAAAAAGGGCCGCTGTCTGAAAAGGAAAGCAACTGGATGAGGGCCTATGGCGGGATCGTGCACGGCGACAGCTCACGGTTCACCTTCGGGTTTTAG
- a CDS encoding TetR/AcrR family transcriptional regulator, translated as MKACFTRKLAFSEINDHSGPPGKIKIAAAMHRLLETKDFSSITTAEISKQSGVNESMIYRYFNDKRGLLHYILAQYLEISYKGIIDSLNGLEGAVDKLTEVTRCTFGFYIHNATFAKILFLEVRNFPGYWESDTYQFVKRYTQLYRQIIEEGHAAGEIRPDIEKWHVMQALLGTIEHMVLPSLIFQRPLDVDVCTEAVYKLVLEGLKGKR; from the coding sequence ATGAAAGCGTGCTTCACCAGAAAGCTGGCGTTCAGTGAAATCAACGATCATTCCGGCCCCCCCGGCAAAATAAAAATTGCTGCGGCCATGCACCGGCTCCTCGAAACCAAAGACTTTTCATCCATCACCACGGCGGAAATTTCCAAACAATCCGGCGTCAACGAATCCATGATCTACCGGTATTTCAACGACAAGAGGGGGCTTTTACACTATATCCTGGCCCAATACCTGGAGATCAGCTACAAAGGAATCATCGACAGTCTGAACGGGTTGGAAGGCGCCGTCGACAAACTGACCGAGGTGACCCGCTGCACCTTCGGCTTTTATATCCACAATGCCACCTTCGCCAAGATCCTTTTTCTGGAGGTCAGGAATTTTCCGGGATACTGGGAAAGCGACACCTATCAATTTGTAAAAAGATACACCCAGCTCTATCGGCAGATCATCGAAGAAGGCCATGCGGCCGGAGAAATACGCCCGGACATCGAAAAGTGGCATGTCATGCAGGCCCTCCTGGGCACCATCGAGCACATGGTCCTTCCCAGCCTCATTTTCCAGAGACCGCTGGATGTAGACGTCTGCACCGAAGCCGTTTACAAGCTCGTCCTCGAAGGCCTAAAGGGTAAGCGCTGA
- a CDS encoding branched-chain amino acid ABC transporter permease, with the protein MTEFFQLITMGLLEGGLYALLAASIVLVYKSTQVASLAHGQILAFGAIFLYLFYGKMGLPLIIAVPFALVATGIMGLVIERVTMRPLIGQPLFAAFLMTFAVFMLFDGVFQLIIKGGILSIPSFLPRKVLVLAGVNIPSGQLSSFIAALALFGILGLLFRYTKIGLGLRASAEDHQLAQSTGISVKNIFTTIWVISSMVACISGIATASITDIYYTLPQMGIKGLIVALFGGLESIPGALLGGLILGVLENVSAGYLDPIVGGGVKEVAAYVMLLLILLIRPYGLFGQVRIERI; encoded by the coding sequence ATGACTGAATTTTTTCAACTGATCACTATGGGATTGTTGGAGGGGGGGCTCTACGCGCTGCTGGCCGCCTCCATCGTTCTGGTGTACAAATCCACGCAAGTAGCCAGCCTGGCCCATGGTCAGATACTGGCGTTCGGGGCTATTTTTCTGTACCTTTTTTATGGAAAAATGGGCCTTCCGCTGATTATCGCGGTCCCCTTTGCCCTGGTCGCCACCGGCATTATGGGACTGGTCATCGAACGCGTTACTATGCGGCCGCTGATCGGCCAGCCCCTGTTTGCCGCGTTTCTGATGACCTTCGCCGTTTTCATGCTGTTCGACGGCGTTTTTCAGTTGATCATCAAGGGCGGCATCCTGTCCATCCCGTCGTTTCTGCCTAGGAAAGTGCTCGTGTTGGCCGGGGTGAATATTCCAAGCGGACAGCTGTCCAGCTTTATTGCCGCGCTGGCCCTGTTCGGGATTCTCGGTCTGCTGTTCCGCTACACCAAAATAGGCCTGGGACTGCGGGCCAGTGCCGAAGACCACCAGCTGGCCCAAAGTACCGGCATCAGCGTCAAAAATATTTTCACGACCATCTGGGTGATCTCCTCCATGGTCGCCTGTATTTCGGGTATTGCCACGGCCTCCATCACGGACATCTACTACACGCTTCCCCAGATGGGCATCAAGGGGCTCATCGTGGCCCTGTTCGGCGGACTGGAATCGATTCCGGGCGCCTTGCTGGGAGGGCTCATTCTGGGCGTGCTGGAAAATGTCAGCGCCGGATACCTGGATCCCATCGTGGGTGGCGGCGTAAAAGAGGTTGCCGCTTACGTGATGCTGCTTTTGATTTTGTTGATCAGGCCCTACGGACTTTTCGGACAAGTGCGCATAGAAAGGATTTAG